The Kluyveromyces lactis strain NRRL Y-1140 chromosome D complete sequence genome has a window encoding:
- a CDS encoding uncharacterized protein (similar to uniprot|P43599 Saccharomyces cerevisiae YFR018C Hypothetical ORF), giving the protein MLFVWFLLQLWFLQGCVCEFPFKSYYDSTLADLMSINETYSGPLLSPFNKTRVPGSKGSKEVQEFVLDEFKSMNQNWAVELQNFEENGYEFTNMIFSLGSNDSYLALAAHYDSKLEPDGFIGGIDSAAPCAMLLYLSHFIDDVITEDLSVIDPTLLGQFTGVKIIFFDGEEAFKEWTSTDSLYGSRHAAAKWEKDGTLDKMDLFVLLDLLGGKESITVPNYTKAARAFYKNLLQIERTYNKFYGASDKIFQSSVSNNIRISDDQEPFFTRGVKTLHLIPFPFPSSWHTLADDYAHLDEKHIHKWCIIMCEFIIKYWNPDKVPLHPFKPVIQEITS; this is encoded by the coding sequence ATGCTGTTCGTTTGGTTTCTCTTACAATTATGGTTTCTTCAAGGCTGTGTTTGTGAATTTCCATTCAAAAGCTACTATGATTCAACATTGGCAGACCTAATGAGTATTAACGAAACTTATTCCGGTCCGCTATTGAGCCCTTTCAACAAGACGAGAGTGCCAGGTTCAAAGGGTTCGAAAGAGGTACAAGAGTTTGTCTTAGATGAGTTTAAATCTATGAATCAGAACTGGGCAGTCGAATTacaaaattttgaagaaaacggGTACGAGTTCACCAATATGATCTTTAGCCTTGGATCAAATGATAGTTATCTTGCTCTTGCTGCTCATTATGATTCGAAGCTGGAACCAGATGGGTTCATTGGGGGTATTGACAGTGCTGCACCATGTGCAATGTTACTATACCTATCTCATTTTATAGATGACGTTATTACTGAGGATTTATCAGTGATAGATCCAACGTTACTAGGGCAATTTACTGGTGTTAAAattatcttctttgatgGGGAAGAAGCTTTCAAGGAATGGACGAGTACAGATTCTTTGTACGGATCACGACACGCAGCAGCAAAATGGGAAAAAGATGGAACCTTGGACAAAATGGACCTATTCGTATTGCTAGACCTTCTAGGTGGTAAAGAATCCATCACCGTCCCAAATTACACCAAAGCCGCTCGAGCATTCTACAAAAACTTGCTACAAATTGAGAGAACGTATAACAAGTTCTACGGCGCATCGGacaaaattttccaaagttcGGTAAGTAATAACATCCGCATATCAGATGATCAAGAACCCTTTTTTACGCGAGGAGTCAAGACGTTACATTTGATTCCATTCCCATTCCCCTCATCTTGGCACACCTTAGCTGATGACTACGCTCATCTCGATGAGAAACATATCCATAAATGGTGCATAATAATGTGTGAATTCATaataaaatattggaaCCCAGACAAAGTGCCGCTCCATCCATTCAAACCAGTAATTCAAGAGATCACTTCGTAA
- the NNR2 gene encoding NADHX dehydratase (similar to uniprot|P36059 Saccharomyces cerevisiae YKL151C Hypothetical ORF) has protein sequence MLGLKSHHKELIKLSRNCVPKLTPQLYKGQCGKICVVGGCEEYTGAPYFSAHAASIFGSDLVYLLCEKRAGLPIKGYSPNLMVHPYLGDTYSSTHGFQFEFEKVASVVQRCHVLVVGPGLGRDEQIMQEVLQLVEEAPSLGDDNDRCLVLDADGLFLLASENHTERMQKALKGYGDNRVVITPNAVELKRIMNALNVDSVEKVSEKLGCITVAKGQNDIIVNSQGERWENDVQGSMKRCGGQGDTLTGIIATMFGFSRAVHDFKLETIVEEGNGENLPWSKMAMLSCFIGSTATRMASRAAYDKVGRQLQTTDMNNMVGEVFNELYPPSQ, from the coding sequence ATGCTTGGATTAAAGTCTCATCATAAAGAACTGATCAAGCTGAGCAGGAATTGCGTTCCGAAGCTCACACCGCAATTGTACAAAGGTCAGTGCGGTAAGATATGCGTTGTTGGTGGTTGTGAAGAGTACACTGGTGCTCCTTACTTTAGTGCACATGCAGCTTCGATCTTTGGAAGTGACTTGGTTTACTTGCTGTGTGAAAAGAGGGCCGGATTACCGATTAAAGGGTACTCTCCAAACCTTATGGTGCATCCATACTTGGGTGACACTTATAGTTCTACGCATGggtttcaatttgaatttgagaAAGTTGCTTCGGTAGTTCAAAGGTGTCATGTGTTGGTAGTGGGGCCTGGGTTGGGAAGAGACGAACAGATTATGCAGGAAGTACTTCAGCTCGTTGAAGAAGCTCCGAGTTTAGGTGATGACAATGATCGGTGTTTAGTTTTAGATGCAGATGGATTGTTCCTTTTAGCTTCTGAAAACCATACGGAAAGAATGCAAAAGGCATTGAAAGGGTATGGTGATAATCGTGTCGTTATCACTCCGAATGCAGTCGAGTTGAAGCGAATCATGAATGCGTTGAACGTGGATTCGGTGGAAAAAGTTAGTGAGAAGCTTGGATGTATCACTGTTGCAAAGGGACAAAATGACATTATCGTTAATTCTCAAGGTGAACGTTGGGAAAACGACGTTCAGGGATCTATGAAAAGATGTGGTGGTCAGGGTGACACACTGACCGGTATAATCGCAACCATGTTTGGTTTCTCTCGTGCAGTGcatgatttcaaattggaaACAATAGTAGAAGAAGGTAACGGAGAAAATCTTCCTTGGTCCAAAATGGCTATGCTATCTTGTTTCATCGGATCTACTGCAACAAGAATGGCTAGCAGGGCTGCTTATGATAAGGTAGGCAGACAATTGCAAACTACTGACATGAACAACATGGTGGGAGAAGTGTTCAATGAGTTATACCCTCCTTCACAGTGA
- the DBR1 gene encoding RNA lariat debranching enzyme (similar to uniprot|P24309 Saccharomyces cerevisiae YKL149C DBR1 RNA lariat debranching enzyme involved in intron turnover required for efficient Ty1 transposition), giving the protein MKRLQVAIQGCAHGQLQHIYDSLKTLKTKPDILLILGDFQSLLTKYDYKTCAIPPKYAKLGDFHKYYTGQLEAPILTIFIGGNHENMGQLTKIPHGGYIAKNIFYMGACNVITLMGVRMAGISGIYNEFDHLRERPDWDQIDWNREKRSTYHVRDSEIVPLAMMRERISLVMSHDWPTSIAKHGDLKKLLKQKPYFRDEINDNSLGSPLNWYLLKRLKPIWWASAHLHVRFEATYKHDHKVNNDEIDLDIDLDLDSDLDLKPGISTQATSTKINTTTKFIALDKCKGGNSFRHLTEITIDYDENHPTCQDRALYWDPEYLANLKYCLSIKDSLKGKDLQQIPVDELQSNVEVGHVEDWSKYRIPVPQSYRSVIKQTEYVTEKFLQ; this is encoded by the coding sequence ATGAAGAGGTTGCAGGTTGCTATACAAGGTTGTGCTCATGGTCAATTACAACATATTTAcgattctttgaaaactttaaagACGAAGCCCGACATTTTACTTATACTGGGCGACTTCCAATCTCTACTAACGAAATACGATTATAAGACTTGTGCCATACCTCCAAAATATGCTAAGCTCGGTGATTTCCATAAATACTATACTGGACAGCTCGAAGCTCCAATTTTGACTATCTTCATCGGTGGTAATCATGAGAATATGGGACAATTGACGAAGATACCGCATGGAGGATATATTGCTAAAAACATATTCTATATGGGTGCATGCAATGTTATAACCTTAATGGGAGTCAGAATGGCGGGAATAAGCGGGATATATAATGAATTCGATCATCTTCGTGAAAGACCTGATTGGGATCAAATAGATTGGAATCGTGAAAAGAGGAGCACATATCATGTACGAGACTCTGAGATTGTTCCACTGGCAATGATGAGAGAACGGATTTCCCTGGTTATGTCTCATGATTGGCCTACCTCGATTGCGAAACATGgagatttgaagaagctattgaaacagaaaccTTATTTTAGAGATGAGATAAATGACAACAGTTTAGGTTCGCCATTGAATTGGTAccttttgaaaagattaaagCCCATCTGGTGGGCTAGTGCTCATTTGCACGTAAGGTTTGAGGCTACCTATAAACATGATCACAAAGTAAACAATGACGAGATTGACTTGGATATCGACCTTGATTTGGATTCCGATTTAGATTTAAAACCAGGAATCTCTACTCAGGCAACAAGCACCAAAATCAATACCACAACAAAGTTCATAGCACTCGATAAATGCAAGGGAGGGAACTCATTTAGACATTTGACTGAAATCACTATCGATTACGACGAGAATCATCCCACATGTCAAGATCGGGCATTGTATTGGGATCCTGAATATCTAgcaaatttgaaatactGTCTTTCCATAAAAGACTCATTGAAAGGCAAGGATTTGCAACAAATTCCTGTAGACGAATTGCAAAGTAACGTTGAAGTCGGACATGTAGAAGATTGGTCGAAATACAGAATACCCGTACCACAAAGTTATAGATCTGTCATAAAACAAACGGAATATGTAACAGAAAAGTTTCTACAGTAA
- the ADP1 gene encoding putative ATP-dependent permease ADP1 (similar to uniprot|P25371 Saccharomyces cerevisiae YCR011C ADP1 Shows homology to ATP-dependent permeases Active transport ATPase) yields the protein MVAYRYLPSLFSFLWLVAYVSSEIIGQETSFRPGTLPERGGKKPNNDQCPPCFNCMLPMFECKQFSECNSYNGRCECLEGFGGDDCSVPLCGALSDDNSKRPMRSNETNTCECSPGWGSINCNVCQEDSVCDAFMPSGLKGTCYKNGMIVNQFHQGCNVTNTKIVEILKGAIPQVTFSCNKTSELCNFQFWIDQVESFYCGLDTCAFEYDLQKNVSHYKCENVKCKCVPGEMLCGRKGSIDISDFLTETIKGPGDFSCDLETKKCKFSEPSMNDLILTVFGDPYITLKCESGECVHYSEIPGYKIPDKDRLSTSSILVLVLSSVGIFAVASIAIYFISKSPIFSNGPIKLSDGDDEDDFDLFKTNSSATLTFENITYEVSPAKNVTADVLNEVTGSVKPGEMLAIMGGSGAGKTTLLDILAMKNKTGKVTGSIKVNGVDIDKDKYSKIIGFVDQEDYLLPTLTVYETVLNSALLRLPRQLSFSAKQRRVYDVLEELRIFDIRDRVIGSEYERGISGGEKRRVSIACELVTSPQVLFLDEPTSGLDANNANNVIECLVRLANHYNKTLVLSIHQPRSSIFQLFDKLVLLSNGKMVYSGDAHKVNEFLKNEGYACPPDYNIADYLIDVTFEPSKFVTRANIDDLEATLPTTEGLNPVHRVEPHRRSLTGSPTQTEWEHLALHRDEFRDLLSQSENEGQTVGDVNTHLLHSLFKDGAYFQKLKFEINEILSAGINEELRIPQAYKAATFLQQLSILSSRTFKNVCRNPKLLLGNYVLTVALGLFLGILYYNVENDISGFQNRLGLFFFILTYFGFLTFTGLSSFSLERLIFIKERSNHYYSPLAYYISKILSDIIPLRVVPPILLGLILYPLVGLNMNDNGFFKFEGILILFNLAISLEILTVGIIFEDLNNSIIISVLIILGSLLFSGLFINTKDINNILFKYLKNLSVFYYAYESLIINEVKSLVLREKKYGLNIEIPGATILSTFGFIVQNLVFDVKILALFNVIFLIFGYFALKLIVIEQK from the coding sequence ATGGTTGCATACAGATATTTACCGAGTCTGTTCAGTTTCTTATGGTTGGTGGCATATGTCAGTAGTGAAATAATTGGCCAAGAGACCAGTTTCCGGCCAGGAACCTTGCCAGAAAGAGGAGGAAAAAAACCTAATAATGATCAATGCCCACcttgtttcaattgtaTGCTTCCTATGTTTGAATGTAAACAGTTTTCAGAGTGCAATTCGTATAATGGGAGGTGTGAATGTCTTGAAGGGTTCGGCGGTGATGACTGTTCTGTGCCACTATGTGGTGCATTGAGCGACGATAACTCCAAGAGGCCGATGAGAAGCAACGAAACTAACACGTGTGAGTGTAGTCCAGGTTGGGGCTCTATCAATTGTAACGTCTGTCAAGAAGATTCTGTTTGTGATGCCTTCATGCCCAGTGGTTTGAAGGGGACATGTTATAAGAATGGTATGATTGTCAACCAATTCCATCAAGGATGCAATGTTACAAATACGAAGATTGTGGAGATCTTGAAGGGGGCAATTCCTCAGGTTACTTTCTCATGCAATAAGACTTCTGAGTTATgcaattttcaattttggaTTGATCAAGTCGAGAGCTTTTACTGCGGGTTAGATACATGTGCATTTGAGTATGATTTGCAAAAGAATGTGTCACACTATAAATGTGAGAACGTTAAGTGTAAATGTGTTCCTGGCGAAATGCTTTGTGGTAGAAAGGGGTCTATTGATATTTCCGATTTCTTGACTGAAACAATTAAGGGTCCTGGTGACTTTAGTTGTGAtttggaaacaaaaaaatgtaaaTTTTCGGAACCTAGCATGAATGATTTAATCCTAACTGTATTTGGAGATCCTTACATTACGTTGAAATGTGAATCTGGTGAATGTGTTCATTACAGTGAGATTCCGGGCTACAAAATTCCAGATAAAGACCGTTTGTCAACGTCATCCATTCTAGTTCTTGTTTTGAGTTCTGTGGGGATATTTGCTGTCGCGTCTATTGCCATCTACTTCATTTCTAAAAGCCCTATATTTTCCAATGGCCCAATTAAGCTATCTGATGGTGACGATGAGGATGATTTTGACCTTTTCAAAACAAATTCAAGTGCAACTTTGacttttgaaaatatcactTATGAGGTGTCTCCTGCTAAGAATGTGACTGCTGACGTATTGAATGAAGTCACAGGATCTGTTAAACCTGGTGAGATGTTAGCCATTATGGGCGGTTCAGGCGCTGGTAAAACTACTTTGCTTGATATCCTTGCcatgaagaacaaaactGGTAAAGTTACCGGCTCAATAAAGGTTAACGGTGTAGATATCGATAAGGATAAATATTCTAAGATTATCGGATTTGTCGACCAAGAGGACTACTTGTTACCGACGTTGACAGTTTATGAAACTGTATTGAACAGTGCTTTATTGCGTTTGCCTAGACAACTAAGCTTCAGTGCTAAACAAAGACGAGTATACGAtgttttggaagaattaaGGATTTTCGACATTAGAGATAGAGTAATTGGAAGTGAATATGAAAGAGGCATCAGTGGTGgtgaaaagagaagagtTTCCATTGCTTGCGAATTGGTTACTTCTCCTCAGGTTCTTTTCCTTGATGAGCCAACTTCAGGGTTAGACGCTAACAATGCTAACAATGTTATAGAATGCTTGGTTAGACTAGCTAATCATTATAACAAAACGTTGGTTCTTTCCATCCATCAACCAAGATCCAGCATTTTCCAACTGTTTGATAAATTGGTTCTTTTAAGCAACGGTAAAATGGTTTATTCTGGAGATGCTCATAAAGTCaatgaattcttgaaaaatgagGGTTATGCCTGTCCACCGGATTACAACATTGCTGATTATCTAATTGATGTGACTTTTGAACCATCTAAATTTGTTACGAGGGCAAATATCGATGACCTTGAGGCTACACTACCTACTACAGAGGGTCTTAACCCAGTTCACAGGGTTGAGCCGCATCGCCGTTCTTTGACTGGAAGCCCAACACAGACAGAGTGGGAACATCTGGCTCTTCACAGGGACGAATTTAGGGATTTGTTATCTCAGTCCGAAAACGAGGGCCAAACTGTGGGTGATGTCAACACGCACCTATTacattctcttttcaaagatggtgCATATTTCCAGAAACTGaagtttgaaattaatgaaaTTTTGTCTGCCGGTATAAACGAAGAATTAAGAATTCCACAAGCATACAAAGCGGCAACTTTCTTGCAGCAACTCTCAATTTTGAGTTCAAGAACGTTCAAAAATGTCTGCAGGAATCCAAAGCTATTGTTAGGTAACTACGTCTTGACGGTAGCTTTGGGTTTATTCCTGGGTATCCTATACTATAATGTTGAAAACGATATCAGTGGATTCCAAAACAGACTAGgccttttcttctttattttaACGTATTTCGGTTTCCTGACATTCACTGGGTTAAGCTCCTTCTCTTTGGAAAGATTGATTTTTATCAAGGAACGTTCCAATCATTACTATTCTCCGCTAGCGTATTACATTTCAAAAATACTATCTGATATTATTCCATTACGTGTGGTACCACCTATCCTACTTGGGTTAATACTTTATCCTTTGGTTGGTTTAAATATGAATGATAATgggttcttcaaatttgaagGTATTCTAATCTTATTCAACCTTGCCATCTCACTGGAGATTTTGACAGTTGGtatcatttttgaagaCTTGAATAACTCGATTATAATCAGTGTTTTGATAATCCTTGGTTCTTTGTTATTCAGTGGATTATTCATCAACACTAAGGATATTAACAATATTCtgttcaaatatttgaagaacctTTCAGTGTTCTATTACGCCTACGAATCTTTGATTATCAATGAAGTCAAGTCTTTGGTTCTTAGAGAGAAGAAGTATGGTCTCAATATTGAAATCCCAGGTGCCACTATCCTAAGCACATTCGGTTTCATCGTACAAAACCTAGTGTTCGATGTCAAAATACTAGCGCTATTCAATGTCATATTCCTAATATTCGGCTATTTCGCTCTTAAGTTGATAGTTATTGAGCAAAAGTGA
- the RPC34 gene encoding DNA-directed RNA polymerase III subunit C34 (similar to uniprot|P32910 Saccharomyces cerevisiae YNR003C RPC34 RNA polymerase III subunit C34 interacts with TFIIIB70 and is a key determinant in pol III recruitment by the preinitiation complex): protein MRRGMVQLIELIIDERVRRLTNLQTDLLNHYLGLPLLLLGTQTVYFPSKPIMNSLFNSTIKLSDPARELHEKMCSQETGKLFSQKELTSMLDNCSLSDLMQYVQELLDKNLLKLVKQNKELKFQAVDAAEAEKKSGMSSDEALVYSYIEASGREGIWTKTIKAKTNLHQHVVLKCLKSLESQRYVKSVKSVKYPTRKIYMLYNLQPSIDVTGGPWFTDSELDVEFINSLLTIVWRFTAERTYPNGFNNFSDENGRDALYSSNVKSYTTIEEILEFISESGISTEQLTKPDIRSLCEVLVYDDKLEKVSFDCFRVTLQSVLQMTQPVGGQQSSKREEYSIFSHGNSMAASSSDKDVLYFDEWTL from the coding sequence ATGAGAAGAGGAATGGTTCAACTTATCGAACTAAtaattgatgaaagagTCAGACGCCTGACAAATTTACAAACTGATCTATTGAACCATTATTTAGGCCTACCTCTATTATTGTTAGGAACGCAAACGGTGTATTTTCCTTCGAAACCGATAATGAATTCGTTATTTAATTCAACAATAAAGCTCTCTGATCCAGCCAGAGAGCTGCATGAGAAGATGTGTTCTCAAGAAACTGGTAAATTGTTCTCTCAAAAAGAGTTAACTTCCATGTTAGACAACTGCTCGTTAAGTGATTTAATGCAATATGTTCAGGAACTTTTGGATAAGAATCTATTGAAGTTAGTGAAACAGAATAAAGAACTTAAGTTCCAAGCAGTAGATGCAGCTGAagcagaaaagaaaagcgGGATGAGCTCAGATGAGGCTCTTGTCTACTCATACATCGAAGCTAGTGGAAGAGAGGGTATATGGACGAAAACGATCAAGGCGAAGACAAATTTACACCAACATGTGGTTCTGAAATGTTTAAAATCACTTGAATCACAGAGGTACGTAAAGAGTGTAAAGAGTGTCAAATACCCAACCAGAAAGATATACATGCTTTACAATTTGCAACCATCCATTGACGTAACAGGTGGTCCGTGGTTCACAGATAGTGAATTGGACGTTGAGTTTATAAACAGTCTTCTGACCATCGTTTGGAGATTCACAGCGGAAAGAACATATCCAAATGGTTTTAACAACTTTTCCGACGAAAACGGTAGAGACGCACTCTATTCCAGTAACGTCAAAAGTTACACCACGATCGAAGAGATCCTTGAATTTATTTCTGAATCAGGAATATCTACAGAACAACTAACGAAACCAGATATTAGATCACTGTGCGAAGTTCTTGTATATGACGATAAGTTGGAGAAAGTATCTTTTGATTGCTTCAGAGTAACGTTGCAAAGTGTCTTACAGATGACTCAACCTGTTGGGGGACAACAAAGTTcgaaaagagaagaatattCTATATTCAGTCACGGAAATTCCATGGCAGCTTCCAGTTCAGATAAAGATGTCCTATACTTTGACGAATGGACGCTGTGA
- the MCR1 gene encoding cytochrome-b5 reductase (similar to uniprot|P36060 Saccharomyces cerevisiae YKL150W MCR1 Mitochondrial NADH-cytochrome b5 reductase involved in ergosterol biosynthesis): MFARLSRSNKFLPIALGVGAASIATAIILQRNYSIMNDTSKAFLGDNEWIDLPIIKIEKLSHDTKRFTFALPKKDQVSGLITASCILAKFVTPKGSNVIRPYTPVSDNGTKGKMELVVKHYENGKFTSHLFGLKENDTVSFKGPITKWEWKPNSYDSITLLGAGTGINPLYQLVHHIAENPEDNTKIHLYYGNKTPEDILLKSELDNLQKKYPDQVKITYFVDKAEGNFEGETGFITKDYLSHQAPKPSEKNQVFVCGPPPFMKAYSGPKVSPQDQGELTGILAELGYSKSNVFKF; the protein is encoded by the coding sequence ATGTTCGCTAGACTGTCCAGATCTAATAAGTTTTTGCCAATTGCCCTCGGTGTTGGTGCTGCTTCCATTGCTACTGCTATTATTCtacaaagaaattattcGATCATGAACGACACTTCCAAAGCCTTTTTGGGTGATAACGAATGGATTGATTTACCAATCATCAAGATCGAGAAATTGTCTCATGATACCAAGAGATTTACTTTTGCTTTGCCAAAGAAGGATCAAGTTTCTGGTTTGATCACTGCCTCTTGTATCTTGGCCAAGTTCGTTACTCCAAAGGGTTCTAACGTCATTAGACCATACACTCCAGTGAGTGACAACGGTACCAAGGGTAAGATGGAATTGGTGGTTAAGCATTACGAAAACGGTAAGTTTACCTCTCATTTGTTCGGtttgaaggaaaacgaTACCGTTTCCTTTAAAGGTCCAATTACTAAGTGGGAGTGGAAGCCAAACTCTTACGATTCCATCACTTTGTTAGGCGCTGGTACCGGTATTAACCCATTGTACCAATTAGTTCACCATATTGCTGAAAACCCAGAGGATAACACCAAGATCCATTTGTACTACGGTAACAAGACTCCAGAAGACATCTTGCTGAAGAGCGAATTGGACAACTTGCAAAAGAAGTACCCTGATCAAGTCAAGATCACATACTTCGTCGACAAGGCAGAAGGCAACTTCGAAGGTGAAACTGGTTTCATCACCAAGGACTACTTGTCTCATCAAGCTCCAAAGCCATCCGAAAAGAACCAAGTCTTCGTCTGTGGTCCTCCTCCATTCATGAAAGCTTATTCTGGTCCAAAGGTCTCCCCACAAGACCAAGGTGAATTGACTGGTATCTTGGCTGAACTAGGTTACTCCAAGAGTAACGTCTTCAAGTTCTGA